A window from Roseburia sp. 499 encodes these proteins:
- the recD2 gene encoding SF1B family DNA helicase RecD2 translates to MEVLTGYVEHIVYQNKDNGYTVLNLACEDGEITCVGIFHGISEGESIEVKGEYTTHPSYGVQLKMESFEVKAPEDLMSIERYLGSGAIKGVGVALAARIVRRFKEDTFRIIEEEPERLVEVKGISERKAMEIAEQVEEKRELRQAMIFLQQYGISQTLAVKIYQTYGQELYGVLKENPYRLADDIQGVGFRIADEIASRVGIHTDSDFRIRSGILYTLLQAAAEGHTCLPTRELTIRASELLDVEPEHIEKHYMNLAIDKKLVIKETEGQQYVYAATYYYMEANTASMLEQLDISYDVPEIEINDRIRKIEQSTGMELDELQVEAVKEAVRNGLVVITGGPGTGKTTTINTIIRYFEMEGMDIFLAAPTGRAAKRMSETTGFEARTIHRMLELNGGMEGNAGFERNEQNPLETDVIIIDEMSMVDITLMCALLKAVAAGTRLVLVGDVNQLPSVGPGSVLKDIIESKRFHVVRLNKIFRQAAQSDIIVNAHKINRGEEVVLDNKSMDFFFLKRYDANVIISVVIQLIQQKLPKFVDATPYDIQVLTPMRKGLLGVERLNGILQQYLNPADGKKKEKEHGGIVFREGDKVMQVKNNYQIEWEIRSKYGLAIDKGLGIFNGDMGVIRSINSYQENMTIEFDEGRMVEYSFKQLDELELAYAITIHKSQGSEYPAVVIPLLSGPRMLMNRNLLYTAVTRAKKCVTLVGNDVTFQEMIGNISEQKRYTGLKMRLQEK, encoded by the coding sequence TTGGAAGTATTAACGGGATATGTGGAACATATTGTATATCAGAATAAGGATAATGGCTATACCGTGTTGAATCTGGCATGTGAAGATGGTGAAATTACATGTGTGGGAATTTTTCATGGAATTTCAGAAGGAGAAAGTATAGAAGTAAAGGGAGAATATACTACCCATCCTTCCTATGGAGTGCAGTTAAAAATGGAATCTTTTGAGGTGAAAGCACCGGAAGATTTGATGTCTATTGAACGGTATTTAGGATCTGGCGCAATAAAAGGGGTAGGTGTTGCCTTGGCAGCCAGAATTGTACGAAGATTTAAGGAAGATACTTTTCGCATTATTGAAGAAGAACCGGAACGTCTGGTGGAAGTTAAGGGAATTAGTGAACGAAAGGCAATGGAAATTGCAGAACAGGTAGAGGAAAAGAGAGAACTGCGTCAGGCAATGATTTTCCTGCAACAGTATGGAATTTCTCAAACCCTGGCAGTTAAAATATATCAGACTTATGGGCAGGAACTGTATGGGGTTTTGAAGGAGAATCCATATCGTCTGGCAGATGATATTCAAGGAGTAGGATTTCGAATTGCAGACGAAATTGCATCCAGAGTAGGAATTCATACAGATTCCGACTTCCGTATCCGAAGTGGTATCCTCTATACTTTATTACAGGCAGCAGCGGAAGGGCATACTTGTCTGCCCACACGCGAACTAACAATTCGTGCCAGTGAATTGTTAGATGTGGAGCCTGAGCATATTGAAAAACATTATATGAATCTTGCCATAGATAAAAAGTTGGTGATTAAGGAGACGGAAGGACAACAATACGTCTATGCAGCGACCTATTATTATATGGAGGCCAATACAGCTTCTATGTTGGAACAATTGGACATTTCTTATGATGTTCCTGAAATTGAAATTAATGACAGGATACGGAAAATAGAACAAAGTACAGGAATGGAATTAGATGAACTGCAGGTAGAGGCGGTAAAAGAAGCGGTAAGAAATGGCTTGGTGGTGATTACCGGAGGACCGGGAACCGGAAAAACAACCACAATCAATACTATTATTCGATATTTTGAGATGGAAGGTATGGATATTTTTCTGGCTGCACCTACCGGAAGAGCTGCAAAACGAATGAGTGAGACGACTGGATTCGAAGCAAGAACCATTCACCGGATGCTGGAATTGAATGGTGGTATGGAAGGAAATGCCGGATTTGAGCGAAATGAGCAGAATCCATTAGAAACAGATGTTATTATTATTGATGAAATGTCTATGGTTGACATAACATTGATGTGCGCGCTGCTGAAAGCAGTGGCGGCCGGAACACGTTTGGTTTTGGTTGGAGATGTGAACCAGCTCCCAAGTGTAGGACCCGGAAGTGTTCTGAAAGATATTATTGAATCTAAACGGTTTCATGTGGTGCGCTTGAATAAAATTTTCCGTCAGGCAGCTCAGAGCGATATTATTGTCAATGCACATAAGATAAACAGAGGTGAGGAAGTAGTACTGGATAACAAGAGTATGGATTTCTTTTTCTTGAAAAGATATGACGCTAATGTAATTATTAGTGTGGTAATTCAGTTGATTCAGCAGAAACTACCAAAGTTTGTGGATGCGACTCCTTATGACATACAGGTACTTACTCCTATGCGAAAGGGACTGCTGGGCGTAGAACGCTTAAATGGGATTTTGCAACAGTACCTCAATCCGGCAGATGGGAAAAAGAAGGAAAAAGAGCATGGTGGTATTGTTTTCCGAGAGGGAGACAAAGTCATGCAAGTAAAAAATAATTATCAGATTGAATGGGAAATACGTAGTAAGTATGGTTTGGCGATAGATAAGGGACTTGGAATTTTTAATGGTGATATGGGAGTTATTCGCAGCATCAACAGCTATCAGGAAAACATGACCATTGAATTTGATGAAGGAAGAATGGTGGAATATTCCTTTAAACAGCTAGATGAGTTAGAATTGGCGTATGCTATTACCATACATAAGTCTCAAGGAAGCGAGTATCCGGCAGTAGTTATTCCGCTTTTGAGTGGACCGCGAATGCTAATGAATCGAAATTTGTTGTATACAGCAGTGACCCGTGCAAAAAAGTGTGTTACGCTGGTAGGAAATGATGTGACATTTCAAGAGATGATTGGAAATATTAGTGAGCAGAAGCGATATACAGGATTAAAAATGCGATTGCAGGAAAAATAA
- a CDS encoding flagellar protein, translating into MEVKNCKGCGRLFNYLQGPPLCPACVADLENKFQQVKEYLRENPKAPLTKIAEDNEVSVKQIKQWVREERLTFTEESQITLDCENCGASILTGRFCDKCRAALQNDFSGAINRPKKIEPQKPTRERERMRFLDN; encoded by the coding sequence ATGGAAGTAAAAAATTGTAAAGGGTGCGGAAGACTTTTTAACTATTTGCAGGGACCGCCATTATGTCCGGCATGTGTGGCTGATTTGGAAAATAAGTTTCAGCAGGTGAAGGAATATCTGCGTGAGAATCCTAAGGCTCCATTAACTAAGATTGCGGAGGATAATGAGGTAAGTGTAAAGCAGATAAAACAGTGGGTAAGAGAAGAACGTTTGACTTTTACAGAAGAATCACAGATTACCTTGGATTGTGAGAACTGCGGGGCATCTATTCTTACCGGAAGATTCTGCGATAAGTGTAGAGCGGCTTTACAGAATGATTTCAGCGGAGCAATTAATCGTCCAAAGAAAATAGAGCCTCAGAAACCAACACGAGAACGTGAAAGAATGAGATTTCTTGACAACTAA
- the cdaA gene encoding diadenylate cyclase CdaA: MIDNLFAALNTFASKYLFWIDSPQIGMTDIAEIIIISFLVYNILVWFKKTRAWNLLKGIIVVIVFILLAAMFQMNTILWIVSRIINVAVIAVVIVFQPELRRALEQLGQKNFLTSLFSFDSQKNQDRFSERTVNEIVKASYEMAKVKTGALIVIEQDVVLSEYERTGIRLDSVVSSQLLINIFEHNTPLHDGAIIIRGERIVSATCYLPLSDNMGLSKELGTRHRAAVGISEVSDALTIVVSEETGNVSIAIGGELYRNIDADYLRGKLNFIRKGSMDVARFRIWKRRMKNVQETNEASDK; encoded by the coding sequence ATGATAGATAATTTATTTGCAGCTTTGAATACATTTGCATCAAAATATCTGTTTTGGATTGATAGTCCGCAGATTGGAATGACGGATATTGCAGAGATAATCATTATTTCATTCCTGGTGTACAATATTTTAGTATGGTTCAAGAAAACCCGTGCATGGAATTTGTTGAAGGGAATTATTGTTGTAATAGTATTTATTCTACTTGCAGCTATGTTCCAAATGAATACAATTTTATGGATTGTTAGTAGAATTATTAATGTAGCGGTAATTGCTGTTGTTATAGTATTTCAACCGGAATTGCGCAGGGCATTGGAACAGCTTGGACAGAAGAATTTTCTTACCTCTCTGTTTTCTTTTGATTCACAGAAGAATCAGGATCGTTTTAGTGAACGAACTGTAAATGAGATTGTAAAGGCTTCCTATGAGATGGCAAAGGTAAAAACGGGAGCATTGATTGTAATCGAACAGGATGTAGTACTGTCAGAGTATGAACGAACCGGGATACGTTTGGATTCCGTGGTGTCTAGCCAGTTACTAATTAATATATTTGAACATAACACACCATTGCATGATGGTGCTATTATCATACGTGGAGAAAGAATTGTTTCTGCGACTTGTTATTTGCCTCTTTCTGATAATATGGGATTGAGCAAGGAACTTGGAACAAGACATCGTGCAGCGGTTGGAATTAGTGAAGTAAGTGACGCGTTGACAATTGTAGTTTCAGAAGAAACGGGAAATGTATCAATTGCCATTGGTGGAGAATTGTATCGCAATATAGATGCAGACTATCTAAGAGGAAAGTTGAATTTTATCCGAAAAGGTTCCATGGATGTGGCGCGATTTAGAATATGGAAAAGGAGGATGAAGAATGTTCAAGAAACTAATGAAGCATCTGACAAATAA
- a CDS encoding CdaR family protein, with amino-acid sequence MFKKLMKHLTNNLGLKLLSVLFSVMLWLVVVNIANPEATKNFSIPVTIQNKEVIEEMGKVPDVVGDTDIASFYITGPRNYVEDMDADDFNVTADLSQVDLTNADEKKLVRIEVTPKKNDKYITVHQKTVNMQITLEELAEKNFVISPVTTGTPAEGCAIGEVEVTPNLLAVSGPESIVSKISKVTATINVNGISGDVTDSVVPVLYDEEGNVISSDLLEMNQSMVNIKANILGTKSLTIHCDVTGEPADGYEYKGLEYAPQTITVKGEPEVLNTMNAITIPSEVINITGATGNVENTIYIEQYLPEGVSLVDEEGNQVAVKALIVQKQSRVFNFPVANINVEGLRDSYELTYNANVTALPLTIRASQEDIDAFDIGSVQASIDVKNLEPGLHTVQVEITINNDKYEVVENVSVQINIKDKEAESQNEADNSNSENGNISDSEENDRNNSTSGR; translated from the coding sequence ATGTTCAAGAAACTAATGAAGCATCTGACAAATAATTTAGGCTTGAAGCTTTTGTCCGTTTTGTTTTCCGTTATGCTATGGTTGGTAGTAGTAAATATAGCGAATCCAGAGGCAACAAAGAACTTTTCTATTCCGGTCACTATCCAAAACAAAGAGGTTATTGAAGAGATGGGAAAAGTACCGGATGTAGTAGGAGATACGGATATTGCTTCGTTCTATATTACGGGACCTAGAAACTATGTCGAGGATATGGACGCAGATGATTTTAATGTGACAGCAGACTTAAGTCAGGTAGATTTGACAAATGCAGATGAAAAAAAATTGGTTCGTATTGAAGTTACTCCGAAGAAAAATGATAAGTATATTACAGTGCATCAGAAGACGGTAAATATGCAAATAACATTGGAAGAATTGGCAGAAAAGAATTTTGTAATATCTCCGGTTACAACAGGAACACCGGCAGAAGGCTGTGCGATTGGAGAAGTGGAAGTAACACCGAATCTTCTTGCTGTTTCCGGACCGGAATCTATTGTGTCTAAAATCAGTAAGGTAACAGCAACAATCAATGTAAATGGAATTTCCGGTGATGTAACAGATAGCGTAGTACCGGTACTATATGATGAAGAGGGAAATGTGATTTCTTCTGATTTGCTTGAGATGAATCAGTCTATGGTGAATATCAAGGCGAATATTTTAGGAACTAAGAGCTTGACGATACACTGCGATGTTACAGGAGAACCGGCAGATGGATATGAGTATAAAGGTCTGGAATATGCGCCTCAGACGATAACGGTAAAGGGAGAACCGGAAGTCCTTAATACCATGAATGCAATTACGATTCCGTCAGAGGTAATTAACATTACCGGAGCGACGGGGAATGTTGAGAATACCATATACATTGAGCAATATCTGCCGGAGGGAGTTTCATTGGTGGATGAAGAGGGAAACCAGGTTGCTGTAAAGGCGTTAATTGTGCAAAAGCAGAGCCGAGTATTCAATTTCCCTGTAGCCAATATAAACGTCGAGGGATTGCGTGACAGTTATGAACTTACGTATAACGCGAATGTAACAGCGCTTCCTCTTACCATACGTGCATCTCAGGAGGATATCGATGCTTTTGATATTGGAAGTGTTCAGGCTTCGATTGATGTGAAGAATCTAGAACCGGGACTTCATACCGTTCAGGTGGAAATTACCATCAATAATGATAAGTACGAAGTGGTAGAGAATGTCAGTGTACAAATTAATATAAAAGATAAAGAAGCGGAAAGTCAGAATGAAGCAGATAACTCGAATTCTGAAAATGGGAACATTTCAGATAGCGAAGAAAATGATAGAAATAATTCCACAAGTGGAAGGTAA
- a CDS encoding rod-binding protein, producing the protein MSLTIDNISALYNTNNVSENTNKLEETLKSDLNSATEDELMEVCKDFESYFTEQMFKAMQKMVPESDDDTSSYTKQMKDYYTDMMVQSMAETSAEGEGLGIAQILYEQMKRNYGLE; encoded by the coding sequence ATGAGTCTTACAATAGATAATATAAGTGCGTTATATAATACCAATAATGTTTCTGAAAATACCAATAAGCTGGAAGAAACACTGAAGTCAGATTTAAATAGTGCGACAGAGGATGAATTGATGGAAGTGTGCAAAGACTTTGAATCTTATTTTACAGAGCAGATGTTCAAAGCAATGCAGAAAATGGTGCCAGAGTCTGATGATGATACTTCTTCTTACACAAAGCAGATGAAAGATTATTATACAGACATGATGGTTCAGTCCATGGCAGAGACTTCAGCGGAAGGTGAGGGGCTTGGAATTGCCCAGATACTGTATGAGCAGATGAAACGTAATTATGGATTGGAATAA
- a CDS encoding flagellar hook-basal body protein: MMRSLWSAASGMISQQTAVDTIANNLANVNTTGYKSEKAEFKSLLYQTLQTRTTSANGEEKPIPAQVGLGTRIASITSSFKQGSRQESQSDTAFAIDGDGFFAVRGADGETYYTRNGDFKLSVNADNSVTLVTSDGYAVLDTNGNPINIPAGVNTSKLVVSTDGQFGYQDAEGNYISLNQQLGVFQFNNPAGLEKLSSSLLAVTDASGVAINEATAVNIKKSNVIAGYLEGSNVQVADEMVNLIVAQRAYEMNSKAIQAADDMLGQANQLKR, encoded by the coding sequence ATGATGAGATCATTATGGTCTGCAGCATCCGGAATGATTTCCCAACAGACAGCAGTAGATACTATCGCAAATAATCTTGCAAATGTAAATACTACGGGGTATAAGAGTGAGAAGGCAGAATTTAAGTCCTTGTTGTATCAAACACTTCAGACGAGAACAACATCTGCAAATGGAGAGGAAAAGCCAATTCCGGCACAGGTAGGACTTGGAACCAGAATTGCATCGATTACCTCTAGTTTCAAGCAAGGTTCAAGGCAGGAAAGTCAAAGTGATACTGCCTTTGCAATTGACGGAGACGGATTTTTTGCAGTAAGAGGTGCGGATGGAGAAACATATTATACTCGTAATGGAGATTTTAAATTAAGTGTAAATGCAGATAATTCAGTAACGCTTGTAACTTCAGATGGATATGCTGTGTTAGACACTAACGGTAATCCGATTAATATCCCGGCAGGTGTAAATACCAGCAAATTGGTTGTTTCTACCGATGGACAGTTTGGTTATCAGGATGCAGAAGGAAATTATATTTCTTTGAATCAGCAGTTAGGAGTATTTCAGTTTAATAACCCGGCAGGACTTGAGAAGTTGTCCAGTAGTTTGCTGGCAGTTACAGATGCGTCTGGAGTAGCAATTAATGAGGCAACAGCAGTCAATATCAAGAAAAGTAATGTTATTGCAGGGTATTTAGAAGGTTCTAACGTACAGGTTGCGGACGAGATGGTAAATTTGATTGTGGCGCAGCGAGCATATGAAATGAATTCCAAAGCGATTCAGGCAGCAGATGATATGCTAGGTCAGGCAAATCAGTTAAAACGATAA
- a CDS encoding ComF family protein: MKFEKENIGHLLFPRRCPVCDRAMFSSIFLKTELCCPTCRSIPEYVQEPVCKKCGKPIENEREEYCYDCQKHPRNFVQGKALWLYKGKVKQSMYRFKYQNRREYARYYGSEIVRVYGTWIQRNQIEAIIPIPLHRTRKRQRGYNQAELLAREIGKQMNLPIYPDLLKRVRKTKAQKNLDDAERKNNLKKAFKTKENKVQLSQILLVDDIYTTGSTMNEAALELQKAGIERVYCISVCIGRGY; this comes from the coding sequence ATGAAATTTGAAAAAGAGAATATTGGACATTTACTATTTCCTCGAAGATGTCCCGTTTGTGACCGGGCAATGTTTTCTTCCATATTTTTGAAAACAGAGTTGTGCTGTCCGACTTGCAGAAGTATACCGGAGTATGTACAGGAACCTGTATGTAAAAAGTGTGGAAAGCCTATTGAGAATGAACGGGAAGAATACTGCTATGATTGTCAGAAACATCCTAGAAATTTTGTGCAGGGAAAGGCGTTGTGGCTGTATAAGGGAAAAGTGAAACAATCCATGTATCGATTTAAATATCAGAATCGTCGGGAATACGCTCGTTATTACGGCAGTGAAATTGTGCGAGTGTATGGAACATGGATACAGAGAAATCAGATAGAAGCAATTATTCCAATCCCGCTTCACCGAACACGAAAGCGTCAGCGTGGATATAATCAGGCAGAGTTGCTGGCACGAGAAATTGGGAAGCAAATGAACCTTCCGATATATCCTGATTTGCTAAAGCGAGTAAGGAAAACAAAGGCGCAGAAAAATCTAGATGATGCAGAACGTAAAAATAATTTGAAAAAGGCTTTTAAAACAAAGGAAAATAAGGTACAATTAAGTCAGATATTATTGGTGGATGATATATATACCACAGGCAGTACGATGAACGAAGCTGCATTAGAATTACAGAAAGCTGGTATAGAACGCGTATATTGTATTAGTGTCTGTATCGGAAGAGGATATTAG
- a CDS encoding rod shape-determining protein, with protein MISTDIGIDLGTASILVYIKGKGVVLKEPSVVAFDRDTNKIKAIGEEARLMLGRTPGNIVAVRPLRQGVISDYRVTEQMLRYFIQKALGKRSFRKPRISVCVPSGVTEVEKKAVEDATFQAGAREVEIIEEPIAAAIGAGIDIAKPCGNMIVDIGGGTADIAVISLGGTVVSTSIKIAGDDFDEAIVRYMRKKHNLLIGERTAEDIKIKIGTCFPLAQNDTMDVRGRNLVTGLPKTVTVSSEETEEALREATLQIVEAVHSVLEKTPPELAADVADRGIVLTGGGALLRGLEELIEDKTGINTMTAEEPMTCVAIGTGKYVEFLSGKRDE; from the coding sequence ATGATTTCGACAGATATTGGAATTGACTTAGGTACAGCAAGTATCCTTGTATATATAAAAGGCAAAGGCGTTGTATTGAAAGAACCGTCAGTTGTAGCGTTTGATAGAGACACCAATAAGATTAAGGCAATTGGTGAAGAAGCAAGATTAATGTTAGGAAGAACACCTGGAAATATTGTAGCGGTAAGACCACTGCGTCAAGGTGTTATTTCCGATTATAGAGTGACAGAGCAGATGCTGAGATATTTCATTCAGAAGGCTCTGGGAAAGAGAAGTTTTCGTAAGCCACGTATCAGCGTTTGTGTTCCAAGTGGAGTAACAGAAGTTGAGAAGAAAGCGGTAGAAGATGCAACATTCCAGGCAGGTGCAAGAGAAGTAGAGATTATTGAAGAACCGATTGCAGCAGCAATTGGTGCAGGTATTGATATTGCAAAGCCTTGTGGAAATATGATAGTAGATATCGGAGGAGGTACTGCTGATATTGCAGTCATCTCTTTGGGAGGAACAGTTGTAAGTACTTCCATTAAAATTGCCGGTGATGATTTTGATGAAGCAATTGTACGTTATATGAGAAAGAAACATAATCTTCTGATTGGTGAAAGAACTGCAGAAGATATTAAGATAAAAATTGGAACCTGTTTTCCGCTTGCACAGAATGATACTATGGATGTAAGAGGCCGTAATCTGGTTACAGGTCTTCCGAAAACCGTAACAGTGTCTTCCGAGGAAACAGAAGAAGCATTGAGAGAGGCAACACTTCAGATTGTAGAAGCAGTTCATAGCGTATTGGAAAAGACTCCACCAGAGTTGGCGGCAGACGTTGCAGACAGAGGAATTGTATTGACAGGAGGAGGAGCATTGCTTCGCGGACTGGAAGAATTAATTGAAGATAAGACTGGAATTAATACAATGACTGCAGAAGAACCAATGACATGTGTTGCAATTGGAACAGGTAAATATGTAGAGTTTTTATCAGGCAAAAGAGACGAATAA
- a CDS encoding flagellar hook-basal body protein has product MVKGLYTAYTGMINQQNRLDVLTNNLANSATNGYKKEGTTSQSFADTLAIKIKDTSDYNLPKKLGEISMGVKIGENYTDYNQGSFRVTDNVYDVALDGDGFFAISFTNKNGETSVKYTRDGAFTVNKEGYLVTKDGDFVLNQAAANAGNPGQAGYIQVDPNVELVIDEAGNLYQNGIQLGQLGVVDVADYDYLKKYGENMYDLEEGGQIQPSEAKVVQGSLEMSNVNVVSEMVEMITISRAYESNQKIIQTIDGTLEKAANSIGKI; this is encoded by the coding sequence ATGGTAAAAGGGTTATACACAGCGTACACAGGAATGATAAATCAGCAGAACAGATTAGATGTATTGACAAATAATCTGGCGAATTCTGCGACAAATGGGTACAAAAAAGAGGGAACGACATCGCAGTCTTTTGCGGACACATTGGCAATTAAGATTAAGGATACTTCTGATTACAATTTACCTAAGAAATTAGGAGAAATTAGTATGGGAGTAAAAATCGGAGAAAATTATACGGATTATAATCAAGGTTCTTTCCGAGTGACCGATAATGTATATGACGTAGCATTAGATGGAGATGGATTTTTTGCTATTTCCTTTACCAACAAGAATGGAGAAACATCTGTAAAGTATACCAGAGATGGAGCTTTTACTGTAAACAAAGAGGGATATCTGGTAACAAAGGATGGAGATTTTGTTTTGAATCAGGCGGCAGCTAATGCCGGAAATCCTGGACAGGCAGGATATATTCAGGTAGACCCAAATGTGGAACTTGTGATTGATGAAGCAGGAAATCTATATCAGAATGGTATACAGCTTGGTCAGCTTGGTGTAGTAGACGTTGCAGATTATGACTATTTAAAGAAATATGGTGAGAATATGTACGATTTAGAGGAAGGCGGACAGATACAGCCATCTGAAGCGAAGGTAGTACAGGGTTCTCTGGAAATGTCTAATGTAAATGTGGTTTCTGAAATGGTAGAAATGATAACCATATCCAGAGCATATGAAAGTAATCAGAAGATTATTCAGACGATTGATGGAACACTAGAAAAAGCAGCAAATAGTATTGGTAAGATATAG